One Methanococcus aeolicus Nankai-3 DNA segment encodes these proteins:
- a CDS encoding ABC transporter ATP-binding protein: protein MLRIENLCVKIGDKEILTDINLHIEKGETHVLFGPNGAGKSTLINTILGNPKYEVANGSIYFNGKDITDMPMHERAKLGIGISYQSPPAISGVKLKNLLKIISKRDWEDVEKMVKHLNFEKFMDREVNVGFSGGEVKRSEILQIYSQNPDFIMFDEPDSGVDVENVELIGNTINKLLDKELKICERNKSGLIITHMGHILDFMEVDKAHVLCDGVISCSGNPREILNNLINHGYKRCIACYQKKKH, encoded by the coding sequence ATGCTTAGAATTGAAAATTTATGTGTAAAAATAGGAGATAAAGAAATATTGACCGATATTAATTTACACATCGAAAAAGGAGAAACTCATGTATTATTTGGTCCAAATGGAGCAGGTAAATCTACATTGATAAATACAATACTTGGAAATCCAAAATATGAGGTTGCAAATGGTAGCATCTATTTTAATGGAAAAGATATTACGGACATGCCGATGCATGAAAGGGCAAAACTTGGAATAGGTATATCCTACCAAAGCCCACCTGCAATTTCAGGAGTAAAGTTAAAAAATCTTTTAAAAATTATATCAAAAAGAGATTGGGAAGATGTTGAAAAAATGGTAAAACATTTGAACTTTGAAAAGTTCATGGATAGGGAGGTAAATGTAGGATTCTCCGGAGGAGAGGTAAAAAGGTCTGAAATACTTCAAATATATTCCCAAAATCCAGATTTTATCATGTTTGATGAACCAGATAGTGGAGTAGATGTTGAGAATGTAGAATTAATTGGAAATACAATTAATAAATTGCTCGATAAAGAACTGAAAATTTGTGAAAGAAATAAAAGTGGTTTAATCATCACACACATGGGACATATTTTAGATTTTATGGAAGTTGATAAAGCTCATGTTTTATGTGATGGAGTAATTTCATGTTCTGGAAATCCAAGAGAAATTCTTAATAATCTAATAAACCACGGATATAAGAGGTGCATAGCATGCTATCAAAAGAAAAAACATTAA
- the afpA gene encoding archaeoflavoprotein AfpA, whose translation MVKIAWGITGCGDKIEEIVHMMIDLKNKYNLDIDVYASKSAKAVLKWYKLWNLIMDEFYDIRLEVDANAPFLPGKLQTGKYDIFIVAPTTANTVAKVSHCIADTLITNSIAQGIKAKVPTYIYPPDNKMGEIETIIPSGKTLKLYIRKEDVENVDKLRKMDGITILDGVDDIREIILKYVDTND comes from the coding sequence ATGGTTAAAATTGCATGGGGCATTACCGGATGTGGAGATAAGATAGAGGAAATAGTCCATATGATGATTGATTTAAAAAATAAATATAATTTAGATATTGATGTATATGCCTCAAAAAGTGCAAAGGCTGTTTTAAAGTGGTATAAACTTTGGAATTTGATAATGGATGAATTCTATGACATTAGATTAGAAGTAGATGCAAATGCCCCATTTTTACCGGGAAAATTGCAAACTGGAAAATATGATATTTTTATCGTAGCTCCAACCACTGCAAACACTGTTGCAAAGGTATCTCATTGCATAGCCGATACTCTTATTACAAATTCCATTGCCCAAGGTATTAAAGCAAAGGTTCCTACATATATTTACCCACCAGATAATAAAATGGGAGAAATTGAAACAATAATTCCCAGTGGAAAAACTTTGAAGTTATATATTAGAAAAGAAGATGTAGAGAATGTTGATAAATTAAGAAAAATGGACGGCATTACAATTTTAGATGGCGTAGATGATATAAGAGAAATAATTTTAAAATATGTCGATACTAACGATTAA
- a CDS encoding flavodoxin family protein produces MKIFGISGSPRLQGTNYAVNYALDYLKEKGCEIKYFSVARKEIKFCMHCDYCIRKKEGCIHKDDMNEVYENLIWADGIIMGAPVYQGNITGQLKTMMDRSRAIVAKNPKVLNGKIGMGITIGGDRNGGQEIALRTIHDFYMINEMIPVGGGSFGANLGATFWSKDKGKDGIMKDEEGLRVLRKTLNKFYNTLSKNRV; encoded by the coding sequence ATGAAAATCTTTGGCATAAGTGGAAGTCCAAGATTACAGGGTACTAATTATGCAGTGAATTATGCATTGGATTATTTAAAAGAAAAAGGATGCGAAATTAAGTATTTTTCAGTTGCTCGGAAAGAAATAAAATTCTGTATGCATTGCGATTACTGTATAAGAAAAAAAGAGGGCTGTATTCATAAGGACGATATGAATGAAGTTTATGAAAATTTAATATGGGCGGATGGAATAATAATGGGAGCTCCGGTTTATCAGGGCAATATCACTGGACAGCTAAAAACTATGATGGATAGAAGTAGGGCAATAGTTGCAAAAAATCCAAAGGTTTTAAATGGTAAAATTGGAATGGGCATAACGATTGGAGGAGATAGAAACGGTGGACAGGAAATAGCATTAAGAACAATCCATGACTTTTATATGATAAATGAAATGATTCCGGTAGGCGGAGGTTCATTTGGTGCAAATTTGGGTGCTACATTTTGGTCAAAGGATAAAGGAAAGGACGGAATTATGAAAGATGAAGAAGGATTAAGGGTATTAAGAAAAACTTTAAATAAATTTTATAATACATTGTCCAAAAATAGGGTTTAA